From Xylanibacter oryzae DSM 17970, a single genomic window includes:
- the rpsS gene encoding 30S ribosomal protein S19 has translation MSRSLKKGPYINVSLEKKILAMNESGKKSVVKTWARASMISPDFVGHTVAVHNGNKFIPVYVTENMVGHKLGEFSPTRKFGGHAGNKR, from the coding sequence ATGAGTCGTTCATTAAAAAAAGGTCCATACATTAACGTATCACTTGAAAAGAAAATTCTCGCTATGAATGAGAGTGGTAAAAAGAGTGTAGTTAAGACATGGGCTAGAGCATCAATGATTTCCCCTGATTTTGTGGGACACACTGTTGCAGTTCATAACGGAAATAAATTTATCCCTGTTTACGTTACAGAAAACATGGTTGGACATAAGTTGGGAGAATTCTCACCGACACGTAAGTTCGGCGGCCATGCAGGTAATAAAAGATAA
- the rplB gene encoding 50S ribosomal protein L2 — protein sequence MAVRKLKPVTPGQRHKIIGTFEDITASVPEKSLVYGKRSSGGRNNTGKMTVRYIGGGHKKKYRLIDFKREKDGVPAVVKTIEYDPNRSARIALLNYADGEKRYIIAPNGLQVGATLMSGKDAVPEIGNSLPLANIPVGTVIHNIELRPGQGALLVRSAGNFAQLTSREGSYCVIKLPSGETRQILSACKATIGSVGNSDHALEQSGKAGRSRWLGRRPHNRGVVMNPVDHPMGGGEGRQSGGHPRSRKGLYAKGLKTRAPKKLSNKYIIERANK from the coding sequence ATGGCAGTACGTAAATTAAAACCGGTAACCCCGGGTCAAAGACACAAAATTATTGGTACGTTCGAGGACATTACTGCATCCGTACCAGAAAAGTCTCTCGTTTACGGTAAACGTTCTTCAGGTGGTAGAAATAACACTGGTAAAATGACGGTTCGTTATATCGGCGGTGGTCATAAAAAGAAGTATCGTTTGATAGACTTTAAACGTGAGAAAGATGGTGTTCCAGCTGTAGTGAAAACAATTGAATACGATCCGAATCGTTCGGCTCGTATTGCTTTGTTGAATTATGCTGATGGTGAAAAACGTTACATTATTGCTCCTAATGGATTGCAAGTTGGTGCAACTTTGATGTCTGGCAAGGATGCGGTTCCAGAAATTGGTAATTCACTTCCTCTTGCTAACATTCCTGTTGGTACTGTAATTCATAATATTGAATTACGTCCAGGACAAGGTGCATTGCTCGTTCGTTCGGCTGGTAATTTTGCACAGTTGACTTCTCGTGAAGGTAGTTATTGTGTTATAAAACTTCCTTCTGGCGAAACACGCCAGATTTTAAGTGCTTGTAAGGCTACTATCGGTAGTGTGGGAAATTCAGATCATGCTCTTGAGCAGTCTGGTAAGGCTGGTCGCTCACGTTGGTTGGGTCGCCGTCCTCATAACCGTGGTGTTGTTATGAACCCTGTTGATCACCCAATGGGTGGTGGTGAAGGACGTCAGTCTGGAGGACACCCTCGTTCACGTAAGGGCTTATATGCTAAGGGTCTTAAGACAAGAGCTCCTAAGAAGCTTTCTAACAAGTATATTATCGAAAGAGCTAATAAATAA
- the rplW gene encoding 50S ribosomal protein L23 translates to MANIIKPLVTEKMTKVTEKQPSRYGFIVRPEANKLELKKEIEGLYNVTVMDVNTVRYAGKRSSRYTKAGLVKGQKNAFKKAIVTLKDGETIDFYSNI, encoded by the coding sequence ATGGCAAATATAATAAAACCATTAGTCACTGAGAAAATGACTAAAGTAACAGAGAAGCAGCCTAGTCGCTATGGCTTCATTGTGCGTCCTGAAGCAAATAAGCTTGAACTTAAGAAAGAAATCGAGGGACTGTACAATGTTACAGTAATGGATGTAAACACTGTTCGCTATGCAGGTAAACGCTCAAGCCGTTATACAAAGGCAGGTCTTGTTAAAGGACAGAAAAATGCGTTTAAGAAAGCAATCGTCACATTAAAAGACGGTGAAACTATAGATTTTTACAGCAATATTTAA
- the rplD gene encoding 50S ribosomal protein L4, with protein sequence MEINVLNIKGEDTGRKVTLNESIFGIEPNDHVLYLDVKQYLANQRQGTAKSKERSEISGSTRKLGRQKGGGGARRGDINSPILVGGARVFGPKPRDYRFKLNKKVKVLARKGALSYKAKDNAILIVEDFNFETPKTKEFIEMSKNLKVDGRKVLYVLPEANKSVYLSARNLQRSEVILASALNAYKVLNADVIVVTEKSLSTIDGILTK encoded by the coding sequence ATGGAAATTAACGTATTAAATATCAAAGGTGAAGACACTGGAAGAAAGGTTACGTTAAACGAATCTATCTTCGGAATAGAACCTAATGACCATGTCCTTTATCTTGATGTAAAGCAATATCTCGCTAATCAGCGTCAGGGTACGGCTAAATCAAAGGAAAGAAGTGAAATTTCTGGTTCGACTCGTAAGTTGGGACGCCAGAAAGGTGGCGGTGGTGCTCGTCGTGGTGATATTAATTCACCTATACTAGTTGGTGGTGCCCGTGTTTTCGGTCCAAAGCCACGCGATTATCGTTTTAAATTAAACAAAAAAGTAAAAGTTCTTGCCCGTAAGGGTGCTTTGTCTTACAAGGCAAAAGATAATGCTATACTTATTGTTGAAGATTTTAATTTCGAGACTCCTAAGACTAAAGAGTTCATAGAAATGTCAAAAAATCTTAAAGTTGACGGCAGAAAAGTACTATACGTTTTGCCAGAAGCAAATAAAAGCGTATATTTGTCAGCTCGCAACTTACAACGTAGCGAAGTTATACTAGCTTCTGCTCTCAATGCTTATAAAGTTTTGAATGCAGATGTAATTGTTGTGACAGAAAAATCGTTGTCAACTATCGATGGAATCTTAACAAAATAA
- the rplC gene encoding 50S ribosomal protein L3 gives MPGLIGKKIGMTSVFSADGKNVPCTVIEAGPCVVTQVKTVETDGYKAIQLGFGEAKEKNTTKPMMGCFKKAGTTPKRHLVEFKFNEEYNLGDTITVDIFEGANFVDVVGTSKGHGFQGVVKRHGFGGVGQSTHGQDDRLRKPGSIGACSYPAKVFKGMRMGGQMGGDRVTTQNLKVLKVIPEHNLILVKGSVAGCIGSTVLIEK, from the coding sequence ATGCCAGGATTAATTGGAAAAAAAATCGGAATGACATCCGTTTTCAGTGCCGACGGTAAAAATGTACCGTGCACTGTTATCGAAGCTGGTCCTTGTGTTGTTACCCAAGTTAAAACTGTCGAAACAGATGGTTACAAGGCAATTCAGCTAGGTTTTGGTGAAGCTAAAGAAAAGAACACCACAAAACCTATGATGGGATGCTTTAAAAAAGCGGGTACAACACCTAAGAGACACTTGGTTGAGTTCAAATTTAATGAAGAGTATAATCTAGGTGATACAATCACTGTAGATATCTTCGAAGGAGCAAATTTTGTTGACGTTGTAGGAACATCAAAGGGACATGGCTTCCAAGGTGTTGTAAAGCGTCATGGATTCGGTGGAGTTGGTCAGAGTACTCACGGTCAGGATGACCGTCTGCGTAAGCCAGGTTCAATCGGTGCTTGTTCTTATCCAGCCAAGGTTTTTAAAGGAATGCGCATGGGTGGTCAAATGGGAGGAGATAGAGTAACTACTCAAAACCTCAAAGTGTTAAAAGTAATACCGGAACATAACCTTATTCTTGTTAAGGGTTCTGTAGCTGGTTGTATTGGTTCAACCGTATTAATTGAGAAATAA
- the rpsJ gene encoding 30S ribosomal protein S10: MSQKIRIKLKSYDHKLVDKSAEKIVKAVKATGAIVSGPIPLPTHKRIYTVNRSTFVNKKAREQFQLSDFKRLIDIYSSTAKTVDALMKLELPSGVEVEIKV, translated from the coding sequence ATGAGTCAGAAAATTAGAATTAAGCTGAAGTCTTATGACCATAAATTGGTTGATAAGTCAGCAGAAAAAATTGTGAAGGCTGTAAAGGCAACAGGCGCTATTGTTAGCGGTCCTATTCCATTGCCAACACACAAACGTATCTATACGGTGAACCGTAGTACATTCGTTAATAAGAAAGCTCGTGAACAGTTCCAACTGAGCGACTTTAAGCGTCTTATAGACATATATAGCTCTACAGCTAAAACCGTCGACGCGCTTATGAAACTTGAATTACCAAGCGGTGTTGAAGTAGAAATCAAAGTATAG
- the fusA gene encoding elongation factor G has product MAKQDLHLTRNIGIMAHIDAGKTTTSERILYYTGKTHKIGEVHDGAATMDWMAQEQERGITITSAATTCNWNWNGDEYKINLIDTPGHVDFTAEVERSLRVLDGAVATYSAADGVQPQSETVWRQADKYNVPRIGYVNKMDRSGADFFETVEQMKTILGANPIVLQVPIGAEENFKGVVDLIKMKAILWHDETMGAEYSIEDIPADLKDECDEWRNKLLEAATEYDEALMEKYFDDPASISEEEIIAAIRKGTVKMDCTPMICGSSYKNKGVQPLLDYTCAFLPSPLDTENIVGSNPDTDEEEDRKPSDEEPTSALAFKIATDPYMGRLVFFRVYSGKIAAGSYVYNPRSGKKERISRLFQMNSNKEIAMESIDAGDIGAGVGFKDIRTGDTLCDENHPIVLESMSFPDTVISVAVEPKSQADVAKMDTGLSKLAEEDPTFTVRTDEQSGQTIISGMGELHLDIIIDRLKREFKVECNQGKPQVNYKEAITKTVNLREVYKKQSGGRGKFADIIVNVGPVDADFKDGGLQFVNEVKGGNIPKEFIPSVQKGFENAMKNGVLGGYPVDSLKVVLVDGSFHPVDSDQLSFELAAINAYKNGCIKAGPVLMEPIMKLEVITPEENMGDVIGDLNKRRGQVEGMDEARSGARVIKAMVPLSEMFGYVTALRTITSGRATSSMEYDHHAPMSSSIAKAVLEEVKGRADLV; this is encoded by the coding sequence ATGGCAAAACAAGATTTACATTTGACTCGTAATATCGGTATCATGGCTCATATTGATGCCGGTAAAACTACAACTTCTGAGCGTATCTTGTATTATACCGGAAAAACTCATAAGATTGGTGAAGTGCATGATGGTGCAGCTACAATGGACTGGATGGCTCAAGAGCAAGAACGTGGTATTACTATTACCTCAGCCGCTACTACATGTAACTGGAACTGGAATGGTGATGAATATAAAATAAATTTGATTGATACTCCAGGGCATGTTGACTTTACAGCTGAAGTTGAACGTTCTCTTCGTGTTCTTGATGGAGCAGTAGCAACTTATTCTGCTGCAGATGGAGTTCAACCACAGTCTGAGACTGTTTGGCGTCAAGCAGATAAGTATAATGTTCCACGTATTGGCTATGTTAATAAAATGGACCGTTCTGGCGCAGACTTTTTTGAGACTGTTGAACAGATGAAAACTATACTGGGAGCAAATCCGATTGTTCTACAGGTGCCAATCGGTGCAGAGGAAAACTTTAAGGGTGTTGTTGATCTTATTAAAATGAAGGCTATCCTATGGCACGATGAGACAATGGGAGCTGAATATTCTATTGAAGATATACCAGCAGACCTTAAGGACGAATGCGATGAGTGGAGAAATAAACTTCTTGAGGCAGCTACTGAATATGATGAAGCTTTGATGGAAAAATATTTTGATGATCCCGCTTCAATTTCGGAAGAAGAAATTATCGCAGCGATTCGTAAGGGTACCGTTAAAATGGATTGTACTCCTATGATATGTGGATCTTCATATAAAAATAAAGGTGTACAACCATTATTGGATTATACATGTGCTTTCTTACCATCTCCCCTTGATACTGAAAATATTGTTGGAAGTAATCCGGATACAGATGAGGAAGAAGACCGCAAGCCAAGTGATGAAGAACCAACATCAGCTTTAGCGTTTAAGATAGCAACTGACCCTTATATGGGGCGTTTGGTGTTTTTCCGTGTATATTCAGGTAAAATAGCAGCAGGCTCTTATGTTTATAATCCTCGTTCTGGTAAGAAGGAACGTATAAGTCGTTTATTCCAGATGAACTCAAATAAGGAAATCGCAATGGAATCGATAGATGCTGGTGATATTGGAGCTGGTGTTGGATTTAAGGATATACGTACAGGAGATACTCTTTGTGATGAAAATCATCCTATTGTACTTGAATCAATGTCATTCCCTGATACTGTTATTTCGGTTGCTGTAGAACCAAAGAGTCAAGCTGATGTAGCCAAGATGGATACTGGTCTTTCTAAACTGGCAGAAGAAGATCCTACATTTACAGTTCGTACTGATGAACAGAGCGGACAAACTATTATCTCAGGTATGGGTGAACTTCATCTAGATATCATTATTGATCGTTTGAAACGTGAATTTAAGGTGGAATGTAACCAAGGAAAACCGCAAGTTAACTATAAAGAGGCAATTACTAAAACGGTTAATCTCCGTGAGGTTTATAAGAAACAGAGTGGTGGCCGTGGTAAATTCGCTGATATTATTGTTAATGTAGGCCCTGTAGATGCTGACTTTAAAGATGGTGGACTTCAATTTGTAAACGAGGTCAAAGGTGGTAATATTCCTAAGGAATTTATTCCTTCTGTTCAGAAAGGCTTTGAGAATGCAATGAAGAATGGTGTACTTGGTGGCTATCCAGTGGACAGCCTGAAAGTCGTCCTTGTGGATGGTTCATTCCATCCTGTTGACTCGGATCAGTTGTCTTTCGAACTTGCAGCAATCAATGCATATAAGAATGGATGTATTAAAGCAGGTCCTGTACTTATGGAACCAATCATGAAACTTGAAGTGATAACTCCAGAAGAGAATATGGGTGATGTTATAGGTGACTTGAATAAACGTCGTGGACAGGTTGAAGGAATGGATGAAGCTCGTAGCGGAGCCCGTGTAATCAAAGCAATGGTCCCTCTATCTGAAATGTTTGGATATGTGACAGCTCTCCGTACTATTACATCTGGACGTGCTACAAGCTCAATGGAATATGATCATCATGCTCCTATGTCAAGTTCAATTGCTAAGGCTGTCCTTGAAGAAGTAAAGGGACGTGCGGATTTAGTGTAG
- the rpsG gene encoding 30S ribosomal protein S7: MRKAKPKKRVILPDPVYNDQKVSKFVNHLMYDGKKSTSYEIFYNALDAVKEKMANEEKSSLEIWKNALDNITPQVEVKSRRIGGATFQVPTEVRADRKESISMKNMIAFARKRGGKSMAEKLAAEIMDAFNNQGGAYKRKEDMHRMAEANRAFAHFRF, translated from the coding sequence ATGAGAAAAGCAAAACCAAAGAAACGTGTGATCTTACCGGATCCCGTTTACAATGACCAAAAGGTCTCAAAATTCGTAAATCACCTGATGTATGATGGGAAAAAAAGTACTTCATATGAAATTTTCTACAATGCTCTAGATGCAGTTAAAGAGAAAATGGCAAATGAGGAAAAATCTTCTCTCGAAATCTGGAAAAATGCTCTTGATAATATAACACCGCAAGTGGAAGTTAAAAGTCGCCGTATTGGTGGTGCAACTTTTCAGGTGCCTACAGAAGTCCGCGCTGATCGTAAGGAGAGTATATCAATGAAAAATATGATAGCTTTCGCTCGTAAACGTGGCGGTAAATCTATGGCTGAGAAACTAGCTGCTGAAATAATGGATGCTTTTAATAATCAGGGTGGCGCTTATAAACGCAAAGAAGACATGCACCGCATGGCTGAAGCAAACCGCGCTTTTGCCCACTTTAGATTCTAA
- the rpsL gene encoding 30S ribosomal protein S12, with product MPTIQQLVRKGRKVLVDKSKSPALDSCPQRRGVCVRVYTTTPKKPNSAMRKVARVRLTNQKEVNSYIPGEGHNLQEHSIVLVRGGRVKDLPGVRYHIVRGTLDTAGVANRTQRRSKYGAKRPKTKK from the coding sequence ATGCCTACAATTCAACAATTGGTAAGAAAAGGTAGAAAAGTGCTTGTTGACAAGAGCAAATCACCAGCTTTGGATTCATGTCCTCAGCGTCGTGGCGTTTGTGTTCGTGTTTATACAACAACACCTAAGAAGCCTAATTCGGCAATGAGAAAAGTTGCCCGTGTTCGTTTAACAAACCAGAAAGAGGTAAACTCTTACATACCGGGAGAAGGACATAACTTACAAGAACACTCTATCGTTTTGGTTCGCGGTGGACGTGTTAAGGACCTCCCAGGTGTACGTTATCACATTGTTCGTGGTACTTTGGATACAGCTGGCGTAGCTAACCGTACACAACGTCGTTCTAAATACGGAGCTAAACGTCCTAAAACTAAGAAGTAA
- a CDS encoding DUF3467 domain-containing protein, with protein MIDEPNKTQGQFQIDLPQDLAQGEYANFAIITHSSSDFVLDFASILPGVPKAVVRSRVIIAPEHAKRLLQALQENILRYENEFGKIKVPDQQERAIAPFTINKGEA; from the coding sequence ATGATTGATGAACCAAACAAAACACAAGGACAATTTCAAATTGATTTGCCACAAGATTTAGCTCAAGGTGAATATGCAAATTTTGCTATAATAACACATTCCAGTTCTGATTTTGTACTAGATTTTGCGAGTATATTACCGGGCGTACCTAAAGCTGTTGTCCGTAGTAGGGTAATAATAGCCCCTGAGCATGCTAAACGTCTTTTGCAGGCTTTACAAGAGAATATATTGCGGTATGAAAATGAATTTGGAAAAATAAAAGTTCCTGATCAACAAGAGCGTGCAATAGCACCTTTTACTATAAATAAGGGTGAAGCGTAA
- the rpoC gene encoding DNA-directed RNA polymerase subunit beta', with protein MAFKKDSKIKSVFTKITIGLASPEEILENSYGEVTKPETINYRTYKPERDGLFCERIFGPTKDYECACGKYKRIRYKGIVCDRCGVEVTEKKVRRERSGHIELVVPVAHIWYFRSLPNKIGYLLGLPTKKLDAIVYYERYVVIQAGIVAGRKDQDDNELNGSHKMDLLSEDEYNDIVDNLPQENEYLEDNDPNKFIAKMGAEAIYDLLARLDLDSLSYELRDRANSDSSQQRKNEALKRLQVVEAFRSSTGINRPEWMIMKIIPVIPPELRPLVPLDGGRFATSDLNDLYRRVIIRNNRLKRLMEIKAPEVILRNEKRMLQEAVDSLFDNSRKSSAVKSDSNRPLKSLSDSLKGKQGRFRQNLLGKRVDYSARSVIVVGPELKMGECGLPKLMAAELYKPFIIRKLIERGIVKTVKSAKKIVDRREPVIWDILENVMKGHPVMLNRAPTLHRLGIQAFQPKLIEGKAIQLHPLACTAFNADFDGDQMAVHLPLSNEAVLEAQILMLQSHNILNPANGAPITVPSQDMVLGLYYITKLRPDAKGEGLTFYGPEEAIIAHNEGKCDVHARVHVIVNDLDENGNIVKKMVETSVGRVIVNGIIPDEVGFINAVISKKSLRDIIAKVIKTTGAARACEFLDGIKNLGYKMAYLAGLSFNLDDIIVPPEKETLVKKGNEEVRQITENYNMGFITDNERYNQVIDTWTHVNNDLGNVLMKEMTEADKGFNAVFMMLDSGARGSKDQIRQLSGMRGLMAKPQKAGAEGAQIIENPILSNFKEGMSVLEYFISTHGARKGLADTAMKTADAGYLTRRLVDVSHDVIINEDDCGTLRGLVCTALKNGDEVISTLYERILGRVSVHDIIHPTTGELIISAGEEITEPIAQIIEDSPIESVEIRSVLTCESKHGVCKKCYGRNLATSRMVQKGEAVGVIAAQAIGEPGTQLTLRTFHAGGVAANAAANAAIVAKNDCKLEFEELRTVPFDEEGKECQMVVSRLTELRFVDANTKIVLSTVNVPYGSSLYFKDGDSVKKGQKIAQWDPFNAVIVTENAGTLKFNDVIEGVTYRAETDETSGLTEKIITESKDKNKVPTCDILDSAGEVVRTYNFPVGGHLNVDDGQTVKTGETIVKIPRAVGKAGDITGGLPRVTELFEARNPSNPAVVSEVDGVVTMGKVKRGNREVIVTSKTGEQRKYLVNLGKQILVQQDDAVRAGTPLSDGVITPADILAIKGPTAVQEYIVNEVQDVYRLQGVKINDKHFEIIVRQMMRKVQINDPGDTIFLEQEIVDKLDFAEENDRIWGKKVVLDIGDSDTLRKGQIVTARKLRDENSLLKRRDLKLIQVRDAVPATSTQILQGITRAALQTKSFMSAASFQETTKVLNEAAIRGKVDRLEGMKENVICGHLIPAGTGLREFDKLVVGSKEEYERMIANKRNVIDFAGQQSDAIQADQKTVE; from the coding sequence ATGGCTTTTAAAAAAGATTCAAAGATAAAGAGTGTATTTACGAAGATTACCATAGGACTTGCTTCTCCTGAAGAAATCCTAGAAAATTCGTATGGTGAGGTTACAAAACCAGAAACCATAAATTATCGTACATATAAGCCTGAACGTGATGGTTTGTTCTGCGAGCGTATATTTGGTCCAACAAAGGATTATGAATGTGCTTGTGGCAAGTATAAACGTATTAGGTATAAAGGTATTGTATGTGACAGATGTGGTGTGGAAGTAACAGAGAAAAAAGTACGTCGTGAACGTTCTGGTCATATCGAATTGGTCGTTCCTGTTGCACATATTTGGTACTTCCGTTCTTTGCCTAATAAAATAGGTTATTTACTTGGACTACCTACTAAGAAACTTGATGCTATCGTTTATTATGAACGATATGTCGTTATTCAGGCAGGCATTGTTGCTGGTAGAAAAGACCAGGATGATAATGAGCTAAACGGTTCTCATAAAATGGACTTGTTGTCTGAAGATGAATATAATGACATTGTAGATAATTTACCTCAGGAAAATGAGTATCTAGAAGATAATGATCCTAATAAGTTCATCGCAAAGATGGGCGCTGAGGCAATTTATGATCTTTTGGCTCGTCTTGATTTGGATTCTTTATCATACGAACTGCGTGACCGTGCAAATAGCGATTCATCTCAACAGCGTAAAAATGAAGCTTTGAAACGTTTACAGGTGGTAGAAGCTTTTAGAAGTAGTACTGGAATTAACAGGCCTGAGTGGATGATAATGAAAATTATCCCTGTTATACCACCAGAGTTGCGTCCTTTGGTTCCACTTGATGGTGGACGTTTTGCTACATCTGATTTAAATGACTTGTATCGTCGTGTCATTATACGTAATAACCGTTTGAAGAGACTTATGGAAATTAAGGCTCCTGAAGTTATTTTACGTAATGAAAAGCGTATGCTACAGGAGGCTGTTGATAGCTTGTTTGATAATTCGCGTAAGAGTAGTGCGGTAAAGAGTGATTCTAACCGTCCGTTAAAATCGCTTTCTGATTCATTAAAAGGTAAACAAGGTCGTTTCCGTCAAAATCTTCTTGGTAAACGTGTTGACTATTCTGCGCGTTCAGTTATTGTTGTTGGTCCTGAATTGAAGATGGGTGAATGTGGACTTCCAAAATTGATGGCTGCAGAACTATATAAACCGTTTATCATTCGTAAACTGATTGAACGTGGTATTGTAAAAACGGTTAAGAGTGCTAAAAAGATTGTTGATCGTCGTGAACCGGTTATTTGGGATATACTTGAAAATGTTATGAAAGGACATCCTGTTATGCTTAACCGTGCTCCTACATTACACCGTCTTGGTATACAGGCTTTCCAGCCTAAACTTATTGAAGGTAAAGCTATCCAGTTGCATCCATTGGCTTGTACTGCGTTTAATGCTGACTTTGATGGTGACCAAATGGCTGTTCATCTTCCATTAAGTAATGAAGCTGTTCTTGAGGCTCAGATATTGATGCTTCAAAGTCATAATATCCTTAATCCTGCAAACGGAGCTCCTATAACAGTACCTTCACAGGATATGGTTCTTGGTCTTTATTATATAACAAAGTTACGCCCTGATGCAAAAGGTGAGGGATTGACATTTTATGGTCCTGAAGAGGCAATTATTGCTCATAATGAAGGCAAATGTGATGTTCATGCTCGTGTACATGTAATAGTTAATGATCTTGATGAAAATGGTAACATTGTCAAAAAGATGGTTGAAACATCTGTTGGTCGTGTTATTGTAAATGGAATAATACCTGATGAAGTTGGATTTATTAATGCTGTTATATCAAAGAAAAGCCTTCGTGATATTATTGCAAAAGTAATTAAGACTACAGGCGCAGCGAGAGCTTGCGAATTCCTTGATGGAATTAAAAATCTTGGTTATAAAATGGCTTATCTAGCAGGACTTTCATTTAATCTTGATGATATTATAGTTCCACCAGAAAAGGAAACATTAGTTAAAAAAGGTAACGAAGAGGTTCGTCAGATTACTGAAAACTATAATATGGGATTCATAACTGATAATGAACGTTATAATCAGGTAATTGATACATGGACTCATGTTAATAATGATTTGGGAAATGTATTGATGAAAGAAATGACGGAAGCGGATAAAGGATTCAATGCTGTGTTTATGATGCTTGACTCAGGTGCCCGTGGTTCAAAAGATCAGATTCGTCAGTTATCTGGTATGCGTGGACTTATGGCTAAGCCTCAGAAAGCAGGTGCTGAAGGTGCTCAGATTATTGAAAACCCTATTCTTTCAAACTTCAAGGAAGGTATGAGTGTGCTTGAATACTTTATATCTACTCATGGTGCTCGTAAAGGTCTTGCTGATACTGCTATGAAAACAGCTGATGCTGGGTATTTGACTCGTCGTCTAGTTGATGTTTCTCATGACGTAATCATAAATGAAGATGATTGTGGAACACTACGTGGACTTGTTTGTACAGCTCTTAAAAATGGAGATGAGGTTATTTCTACCCTATATGAACGTATTTTGGGTCGTGTGTCTGTACATGATATAATACATCCGACAACTGGAGAACTTATTATTTCAGCTGGTGAGGAAATTACTGAACCAATTGCTCAAATTATAGAAGATAGTCCAATTGAAAGTGTTGAGATTCGTTCTGTTCTTACTTGTGAAAGTAAACATGGCGTATGTAAAAAATGTTATGGACGTAACCTAGCTACAAGTCGTATGGTTCAGAAAGGTGAGGCAGTAGGTGTTATTGCAGCCCAGGCTATTGGTGAACCTGGAACTCAGCTTACACTTCGTACGTTCCATGCTGGTGGTGTTGCTGCTAACGCAGCAGCCAATGCAGCAATTGTCGCTAAAAATGATTGCAAGTTGGAATTCGAAGAATTGCGTACAGTTCCATTTGACGAAGAAGGTAAGGAATGTCAAATGGTTGTTAGCCGACTCACTGAGTTACGTTTTGTTGATGCGAATACAAAAATTGTCTTGTCTACTGTGAATGTACCTTATGGTTCTTCATTGTATTTCAAAGATGGTGATAGTGTAAAGAAAGGTCAGAAAATAGCACAATGGGATCCTTTCAATGCGGTAATCGTAACTGAAAATGCAGGAACATTGAAATTTAATGATGTGATTGAAGGCGTTACCTATCGTGCAGAGACGGATGAAACTTCAGGTCTTACCGAAAAGATTATAACTGAGTCTAAAGATAAAAATAAAGTTCCTACTTGTGATATCCTTGACTCTGCAGGTGAGGTAGTCCGCACATATAACTTTCCAGTTGGTGGTCACTTGAATGTTGATGACGGGCAAACCGTTAAGACAGGTGAGACTATCGTTAAGATTCCACGTGCAGTTGGAAAGGCCGGTGATATCACAGGAGGTCTTCCTCGTGTTACAGAACTATTTGAGGCCCGCAATCCTTCAAATCCGGCTGTAGTATCCGAAGTAGATGGTGTTGTTACTATGGGTAAGGTTAAACGTGGTAATCGTGAGGTTATAGTAACTAGCAAAACAGGTGAACAACGTAAGTACCTTGTAAACTTAGGAAAGCAAATTCTTGTTCAGCAAGATGATGCTGTGCGCGCAGGTACACCTTTATCAGATGGAGTTATAACACCAGCAGACATCCTTGCTATTAAAGGTCCTACAGCAGTACAAGAATATATTGTAAACGAAGTACAAGATGTTTATCGTCTGCAGGGTGTTAAAATCAATGATAAGCATTTCGAAATAATTGTTCGGCAGATGATGCGCAAGGTCCAGATTAATGATCCAGGCGATACTATCTTTTTGGAGCAAGAAATAGTTGATAAACTAGATTTTGCAGAAGAAAACGACCGCATATGGGGTAAAAAGGTAGTTTTGGATATAGGTGACAGTGATACATTGAGAAAGGGCCAAATTGTTACAGCTCGTAAATTGCGTGACGAAAATTCACTTCTTAAACGTAGAGACCTTAAATTAATTCAGGTTCGCGATGCTGTACCTGCTACTTCTACACAGATATTGCAGGGTATTACTCGTGCTGCGTTGCAGACAAAGAGCTTTATGTCTGCTGCATCATTCCAGGAAACCACAAAGGTTTTGAATGAGGCTGCTATTCGTGGAAAGGTTGATAGACTAGAGGGCATGAAAGAAAATGTAATTTGTGGACACTTAATACCTGCAGGTACAGGCCTAAGAGAGTTCGACAAATTAGTAGTTGGGTCTAAAGAAGAATATGAGCGTATGATTGCTAATAAACGAAATGTTATTGATTTCGCAGGTCAGCAGTCTGATGCTATTCAAGCAGATCAGAAAACCGTAGAATAA